One window from the genome of Rufibacter tibetensis encodes:
- a CDS encoding DUF2911 domain-containing protein — protein sequence MKNNFAALALMASMAVFMSACTSSTQETPPEQAAPVVQEDTPGNTAAQQDTIKKSIPSQAQGAIGGTSIKISYHAPGVRGRVIWGGLVALDQVWVTGAHKATAVTFDKEVIIDGKEVAAGTYAFFTIPGKEEWTIILNKDHEQHLADNYDQEKDILRVKVSPEILGQHQERLKFEITSTTPTKGAITVAWDKVRVYLPVSTDA from the coding sequence ATGAAAAATAATTTCGCCGCTCTCGCACTCATGGCTTCTATGGCCGTCTTCATGAGTGCCTGTACTTCCTCTACTCAAGAAACCCCGCCGGAGCAGGCAGCTCCTGTAGTGCAGGAAGACACGCCTGGCAATACGGCGGCTCAACAGGACACCATCAAGAAGAGTATTCCATCCCAAGCACAGGGTGCCATCGGTGGAACAAGTATTAAAATTAGTTACCATGCACCGGGTGTGAGAGGCCGCGTGATCTGGGGTGGCTTGGTAGCCTTGGACCAAGTATGGGTCACGGGGGCGCATAAAGCAACGGCTGTCACCTTTGATAAGGAAGTAATAATAGACGGGAAGGAAGTGGCAGCGGGTACTTACGCCTTTTTCACTATACCAGGGAAAGAGGAGTGGACCATCATTTTAAACAAAGATCATGAACAACACCTGGCAGATAACTATGACCAGGAAAAAGACATTCTGAGGGTAAAAGTAAGTCCAGAAATACTAGGACAGCATCAGGAAAGGTTGAAGTTTGAGATTACTTCCACTACTCCCACCAAAGGTGCAATCACCGTTGCCTGGGACAAAGTCCGGGTCTACTTGCCAGTAAGCACTGACGCGTAA
- a CDS encoding DUF6122 family protein produces the protein MSSAFLLHMVLHVVVPVAIAWVFYRSIFKRASLLLLAGILIDLDHLLANPIVDPNRCSVGYHLLHQYWLIPVYGLLVIFPRTRLVGIGLGIHIVLDYIDCL, from the coding sequence ATGAGTAGCGCTTTCCTTTTACATATGGTGTTGCACGTGGTTGTTCCGGTGGCTATTGCCTGGGTTTTCTATCGGTCAATATTCAAGCGGGCTTCCTTGTTGCTGTTGGCAGGGATCCTGATTGACCTTGACCACCTGCTGGCCAACCCAATCGTTGATCCAAACCGGTGCAGCGTAGGGTATCACTTGCTCCACCAATACTGGCTCATCCCAGTGTATGGACTACTAGTTATTTTCCCTAGAACCCGGCTGGTAGGCATTGGGCTTGGGATACATATAGTTCTTGATTACATAGATTGCCTCTAA
- a CDS encoding recombinase family protein codes for MKEAPTKAVIYTRVSTSGQTTDRQVKDLKETVYEVVKVFSEKISGFCKSIGERQELQRALGLVLFP; via the coding sequence GTGAAAGAAGCGCCTACCAAAGCCGTCATCTACACCCGGGTCTCCACAAGCGGGCAGACCACCGACCGGCAGGTGAAGGACTTGAAAGAAACAGTCTATGAGGTCGTGAAGGTGTTCTCCGAGAAGATATCCGGCTTCTGCAAGTCAATAGGGGAGAGGCAGGAGCTTCAACGAGCCCTGGGTCTTGTATTGTTTCCATGA